The stretch of DNA CGACCAGGCGGGCCTTGAGGTCCCACAGGGCGATGTCCACCGCGCTCTGGGCCTGGGCGAACAGCCCGCGGGTGCCGAGGTTGCGGCCGGCGCGGTGCATCGCCTCCCAGGCACCGGGGACGTCCAGCGCGTCCCGGCCCCGCACCACGTCAACCAGCTCGGCCTCGACCAGCGCGGCGGCGGCGGGGGAGCTGTACGTCCAGCCGAGGCCGGTGCGACCGTCCGCCGTCACCTGGACCGTCACCGCCGTCGTGGCGTCCCAGGTGAACGTGCCGTCGGCCTCCGGCGTCGGGGTCGGGAATCGGTAGGCCGTGACGCGCACGTCCTCGATCCGCGGCGTCATCGGGGCCGCTCCGCGTCGACCAGACCCGTGCGGGCGGCGGCGATCATCCGGTCGGCCGCCCGTGCGGCCAGCGACATGATCGTCAGCGCCGGGTTGGCGGACCCCTGCGTCGGCAGCACGCTGCCGTCGGTGACGTAGAGGTTCGGCACCGCGAAGCTGCGCAGGTCGGCATCGACCACACCGTCCTCCGGCCGACGGGCCATCCGGGCGCCGCCGACCAGGTGGGCGTACCGCTGGACGGTCATCACCTCCTGCGCGCCGGCCGCCTGCAGGATCGTCTCCATGGACGCCTGCGCGGCGGCCATCAGCTGCCGGTCGTTGTCGCACCTGCTGTAGGAGAAGTGCGCGACCGGCAGCCCGTGCCGGTCCTTCTCGTCGGCCAGGGTGACCCGGTTGTCCGGCTGCGGGAGGAACTCGCACAGCGCACCCAGGGTCGACCAGTGGATGTAGTCGCGCATGTACTCGCGCAGCACCTCGCCCCAGTGGCCCTGCGCCGTGACGTGCTCGGACCAGGTGATCGGCAACGGGCTGACCGTCTGGATCGACCACCCGCGTCTGTACGGCTTCGTCGGATCCGTCTCGTAGAAGGCCTCGCTGGAGACCTCCGGCGGCGGCGCCTTGTACATGCGGACCTCGGAGTCGAACCGGCCCGCCGTCTGCGGCGCGCCCTGCACCATCAGGTACCGGCCCACCTGGTCGTAGTCGTTGCACAGGCCGTCGGGGAAGCGCCGGCTCGCGGAGAGCAGCAGCAGGCGCGGCGTCTCGATGCTGTACCCCGCGACGGCCACGGCGCGGGCCCGCTGCCGGTGCTCGAGCCCGTCGTGGAGGTAGGTGACGCCCGTG from Cellulomonas sp. NTE-D12 encodes:
- a CDS encoding GMC family oxidoreductase, whose translation is MRGPDYAGIRARNDSAWLLPNDGDRTQHRLRDDMRRYAEDDEVDLVVIGAGAGGSVLTQRLARAGWKVVCLDAGPFWDPDRDWVSDERGSHRLYWTEPRQIGGTDPVPLGSNNSGRGVGGSMVHFAGYVPRFHPSDFRTRTADGVGADWPIAYSDLRPYYEQIEQELPVAGQPWPWGDPHEYPHHAHPVGGNGDVFLRGAAAAGIEARVGPVAITNGRFGNRPHCIYRGFCLQGCKVDAKASPLITHVPDALAHGAEIRARCHVSKILVDDATGLATGVTYLHDGLEHRQRARAVAVAGYSIETPRLLLLSASRRFPDGLCNDYDQVGRYLMVQGAPQTAGRFDSEVRMYKAPPPEVSSEAFYETDPTKPYRRGWSIQTVSPLPITWSEHVTAQGHWGEVLREYMRDYIHWSTLGALCEFLPQPDNRVTLADEKDRHGLPVAHFSYSRCDNDRQLMAAAQASMETILQAAGAQEVMTVQRYAHLVGGARMARRPEDGVVDADLRSFAVPNLYVTDGSVLPTQGSANPALTIMSLAARAADRMIAAARTGLVDAERPR